One Candidatus Vicinibacter affinis DNA window includes the following coding sequences:
- a CDS encoding gliding motility-associated C-terminal domain-containing protein: MKAFAAIFLFLALNTFSGAQNLPKICPTPSYMTPTCAEACLICDINGFTGRNTSTLPGELPPDFCTTVKHNGQWIAFMASSTNLKLNLAVSNCVRSDGLEVGLYESTDCKKFTRISNCDGDVLENTSTTLTITKNLVIGNYYYLVIDGNRGDICDYKVTIVEGSTKVSPLSFSGDITGPLEICQGIQQEYQVSPVNGAAWQQWTLDGVALGTGSTKNINWDIAGTFELCVKAINACDEGDPSCIKVKVNPRKDTMITRSVCEGDSLIINGTHYSNAGNYRILLTSENGCDSAVQLELKVNSTQQQQVNFSICEGDTLRLNGKSYWTAGTFTDRLANIFGCDSLLNLTVKLIQCNIQGDLFAKNALCHQGSTGSLFFLITQGTPPFNYSYNKISDPGINGNGIIQNIGDSVLIQNLSAGDYIISITDNYGNRRVFFGKVSEPDVVQIENILSDYNGFEIACNGQSSGWIEAKGIGGTGPFSFRWNTKDVTSKITNLPAGSYQVTITDQNGCTLTKSYLLNEPPPLLLNAQFQNPSCEDASSGTITINQLIGGTTPYKKYLDGGNFSTENIFSGLQGGRHILIIEDANRCRDSVEIILHTPEHNNIQSKDEYTIDLGDSVQLLVNRQLEPATWKWTPEEFLSCNDCPEPFAKPINDINYSLKTISVDGCADSLLIRIKVLKNRNVFAPNVFSPNDDQINDWFKLFGSNQIRKVEYLKIFDRWGGMVYQNKNFDFYQESQWWNGKVNEQLALPGVYVWISEIVFLDGEHLILSGDLSLVK; the protein is encoded by the coding sequence ATGAAAGCCTTTGCCGCAATATTTCTTTTTTTGGCGCTTAATACCTTCTCGGGTGCACAGAATTTACCCAAGATCTGCCCCACTCCTTCCTACATGACGCCTACTTGCGCAGAAGCTTGTTTGATATGTGACATTAATGGTTTTACCGGCCGGAATACCAGCACGCTTCCTGGCGAGCTCCCTCCAGATTTTTGTACGACCGTAAAACACAATGGACAATGGATTGCTTTTATGGCAAGTTCCACCAATTTAAAACTCAATCTGGCAGTAAGTAACTGTGTAAGATCCGATGGACTTGAAGTCGGGCTATATGAAAGTACAGATTGTAAAAAATTTACACGCATTTCCAATTGTGACGGAGATGTTTTAGAGAACACTTCTACCACGCTAACCATCACCAAAAACCTGGTTATCGGAAATTATTATTATTTGGTCATTGACGGAAACAGAGGTGACATTTGTGATTACAAGGTTACCATCGTAGAAGGCAGCACAAAAGTTTCTCCATTAAGTTTTTCAGGAGACATCACCGGTCCTTTGGAAATTTGTCAGGGAATCCAACAAGAATATCAGGTGAGTCCTGTGAATGGCGCAGCCTGGCAGCAATGGACTTTGGATGGGGTGGCTTTGGGAACAGGATCAACTAAAAATATAAATTGGGACATCGCAGGAACTTTTGAATTGTGTGTAAAAGCGATTAATGCATGCGATGAAGGTGATCCCAGCTGTATAAAAGTAAAAGTCAATCCACGAAAAGATACGATGATTACAAGATCCGTTTGTGAAGGCGATTCTCTAATCATCAATGGGACCCATTATTCAAATGCTGGTAATTACCGAATACTGTTGACCTCAGAAAACGGATGCGACAGCGCTGTTCAACTGGAACTGAAAGTGAATTCAACCCAACAACAACAGGTAAATTTTTCAATTTGTGAAGGCGATACACTGAGACTGAATGGAAAATCCTATTGGACGGCAGGTACCTTCACCGATCGTCTTGCAAATATCTTTGGTTGTGACAGCTTGCTTAATCTGACAGTTAAATTAATTCAATGCAACATCCAGGGAGACCTTTTCGCAAAAAATGCATTATGTCACCAGGGAAGTACAGGAAGTTTATTTTTCTTAATCACTCAAGGCACTCCTCCGTTTAACTATTCCTATAATAAAATTTCGGATCCGGGAATTAATGGAAACGGCATTATCCAAAACATTGGTGACAGTGTCCTTATTCAAAATTTAAGTGCAGGTGATTACATCATCAGCATCACCGATAACTATGGAAACCGAAGAGTTTTCTTCGGCAAAGTTTCCGAACCGGATGTAGTTCAAATCGAAAATATCCTTTCTGACTATAATGGATTTGAAATTGCCTGCAATGGACAATCTTCCGGTTGGATTGAGGCTAAAGGAATTGGCGGAACCGGTCCATTTTCATTCCGTTGGAACACCAAGGATGTCACCTCCAAAATAACAAATTTACCGGCAGGCTCTTATCAGGTAACCATCACTGATCAAAATGGATGTACACTCACAAAATCTTACCTGTTAAATGAACCGCCGCCCCTACTTCTAAATGCTCAATTTCAGAATCCAAGTTGTGAGGATGCTTCCAGTGGAACCATAACTATCAATCAATTGATCGGTGGAACAACGCCCTACAAAAAGTATTTGGATGGTGGTAATTTTTCTACTGAAAATATTTTTTCTGGACTCCAGGGAGGAAGACATATCTTAATCATCGAAGATGCAAATAGGTGCAGAGATTCTGTAGAAATTATCTTGCATACACCCGAACACAACAACATTCAGTCAAAGGATGAATATACGATTGACCTCGGTGATTCTGTTCAGCTGTTGGTAAATCGACAACTCGAACCCGCTACCTGGAAATGGACTCCGGAGGAATTTCTCTCGTGCAATGATTGCCCCGAACCATTTGCCAAACCTATTAATGACATAAATTATTCACTAAAAACCATTTCTGTAGATGGTTGCGCTGACAGTCTCCTCATCAGAATAAAAGTATTAAAAAACAGAAACGTTTTTGCTCCAAATGTTTTTAGTCCCAATGATGATCAGATAAATGATTGGTTCAAATTGTTTGGATCAAATCAAATTCGAAAAGTAGAATACTTAAAAATATTTGATCGTTGGGGCGGAATGGTTTACCAAAATAAAAATTTTGATTTCTATCAGGAGTCACAATGGTGGAATGGAAAGGTGAACGAACAGTTGGCTTTACCGGGTGTGTATGTGTGGATTTCAGAAATTGTTTTTCTGGATGGGGAGCATTTAATTCTGAGTGGAGATCTCTCTCTTGTAAAATAA
- the mnmG gene encoding tRNA uridine-5-carboxymethylaminomethyl(34) synthesis enzyme MnmG has translation MFPKYDVIVVGAGHAGCEAAAAAANLGCKVLLVTMNMQTIAQMSCNPAMGGVAKGQIVREIDAMGGYSGIVTDHTMVQFRMLNRSKGPAMWSPRAQSDRMLFAKKWRQMLEDHPLVDFWQDMVAGLLIKDRKVTGVVTGMGLEIESTCVVLTNGTFLNGIIHIGEKQFGGGRAGESAAKGITEQLVSLGFEAGRMKTGTPPRLDGRSLDYNKMEIQEGDEIPGKFSYTDTAIPEKQLCCHITYTNQEVHDILRTGFDQSPMFAGRIKGLGPRYCPSIEDKIDRFADRDRHQLFVEPEGWDTHEIYLNGFSSSLPEAVQYKALTKIPGLENVKMFRPGYAIEYDYFPPTQLGLSLETHLIGNLFFAGQINGTTGYEEAACQGLMAGINAALRVKEEEPLVLKRSEAYIGVLIDDLVNKGTEEPYRMFTSRAEYRILLRQDNADQRLTPIAAKIGMQNLEARMVRLAEKTDCFQRVKKLLQEMSALPEEINPYLESIGSASIEQKSRLSLLLTRPNVTLKDLINHHDALRDATLGMDEESLEHIQINLKYEGYIRKEQEMVDKMSRLESLKINPEYDYHGISALSNEAKTKLSKIKPVTIGQASRISGVSPADISVLLVYLGR, from the coding sequence ATGTTTCCAAAATATGATGTGATTGTGGTCGGTGCAGGCCATGCAGGCTGTGAAGCAGCGGCAGCTGCCGCCAATTTGGGCTGCAAGGTATTGCTGGTAACGATGAACATGCAGACCATTGCACAAATGTCCTGTAATCCTGCGATGGGTGGTGTGGCTAAGGGGCAGATAGTGCGTGAGATTGATGCAATGGGGGGATACAGTGGGATTGTGACCGATCATACCATGGTTCAATTCCGGATGTTGAACAGATCTAAAGGTCCGGCCATGTGGAGTCCTAGAGCACAAAGTGACCGAATGTTATTTGCAAAAAAGTGGCGACAAATGCTGGAAGATCATCCTTTGGTTGATTTTTGGCAGGATATGGTTGCAGGACTTTTGATAAAGGACCGAAAAGTGACCGGAGTGGTAACCGGTATGGGACTTGAGATTGAATCAACTTGTGTGGTCCTCACCAACGGAACATTCCTTAACGGGATCATCCATATCGGAGAGAAACAGTTTGGTGGTGGAAGGGCCGGAGAAAGTGCTGCAAAAGGTATCACCGAACAATTGGTTTCTCTTGGTTTCGAAGCTGGTCGTATGAAGACCGGAACTCCACCTAGATTGGATGGGAGATCTTTGGATTATAATAAAATGGAAATACAGGAGGGTGACGAGATACCCGGCAAGTTTTCCTATACAGATACTGCTATCCCTGAAAAACAACTCTGCTGTCACATTACCTATACCAATCAGGAAGTCCACGACATACTCAGAACAGGGTTTGACCAGAGTCCTATGTTTGCGGGTCGAATAAAGGGACTTGGGCCTCGATATTGCCCATCCATCGAAGATAAGATCGATCGATTTGCAGACCGGGACAGGCATCAGTTGTTTGTAGAGCCGGAGGGGTGGGATACACATGAAATTTACTTAAACGGATTTTCCTCTTCCTTACCTGAAGCAGTTCAATATAAAGCGCTGACGAAAATTCCGGGTTTGGAAAATGTCAAGATGTTCAGGCCCGGTTACGCGATCGAATATGATTATTTCCCACCTACGCAATTGGGTTTAAGCCTGGAGACCCATTTGATTGGAAATTTATTTTTTGCAGGGCAAATAAATGGTACCACCGGATATGAGGAAGCCGCCTGCCAGGGATTGATGGCCGGTATCAATGCTGCATTGAGGGTAAAAGAGGAAGAACCTTTGGTGCTCAAAAGATCTGAAGCTTATATAGGTGTATTGATAGACGATTTGGTCAACAAAGGCACTGAAGAACCCTACCGGATGTTCACCTCCCGTGCCGAATACAGAATATTGTTGCGGCAAGACAATGCAGATCAACGTCTGACTCCAATTGCAGCAAAAATAGGGATGCAAAATCTGGAAGCAAGAATGGTCAGGCTTGCAGAAAAAACAGATTGCTTTCAGCGTGTCAAAAAGTTATTGCAGGAAATGAGCGCTTTGCCTGAAGAGATCAATCCTTATTTGGAAAGCATAGGTTCTGCTTCTATTGAACAAAAATCAAGATTGAGTTTGTTGCTGACTCGTCCTAATGTAACATTAAAAGATTTAATCAACCATCATGATGCCCTCCGGGATGCAACATTAGGTATGGATGAAGAATCCCTTGAGCATATTCAGATCAATCTGAAATATGAAGGCTATATCAGGAAAGAACAGGAAATGGTTGATAAAATGTCCAGGCTTGAGTCACTCAAAATAAATCCCGAATATGATTATCATGGAATCAGCGCGCTTTCCAATGAAGCAAAAACCAAACTAAGCAAAATCAAACCGGTTACCATTGGTCAGGCAAGCAGAATCAGTGGTGTATCTCCTGCAGACATTTCTGTTTTACTGGTGTATTTAGGGAGGTAA
- a CDS encoding outer membrane beta-barrel protein, with amino-acid sequence MKNLIALFLLAFLLLGFRAKAQSGAVASIGLSLMQTDNPDVSSDGNFNHGFHLSLTTRLGKDFWYLRTGAEVHKIELKANSKVVLFPQDPSAFFLKIPAQIGARIINTSLFKVRLLAGAQLTYLMHIEDNNFNLNHDTMTDFQGGLLFGGGIDLGPFTFDINFERGLTKLYKPSDKKADFLMFSAGFFF; translated from the coding sequence ATGAAAAATCTAATCGCGCTTTTCCTTTTAGCCTTCTTACTATTAGGATTCAGAGCCAAGGCCCAAAGTGGAGCAGTTGCCTCCATAGGACTTAGCCTGATGCAAACTGACAACCCGGATGTATCCTCGGATGGAAATTTCAACCATGGCTTCCATTTAAGCCTGACAACCCGACTCGGTAAGGACTTTTGGTATCTTCGGACTGGAGCAGAAGTACATAAAATTGAGCTCAAAGCCAATTCCAAAGTAGTCCTGTTTCCTCAGGATCCAAGTGCTTTTTTCTTAAAGATACCTGCCCAAATCGGAGCACGCATCATCAACACCTCATTGTTTAAGGTTAGACTCCTGGCAGGAGCCCAACTCACTTACCTCATGCATATTGAAGACAACAACTTCAATCTCAATCATGACACCATGACAGACTTTCAGGGAGGGCTTTTATTTGGTGGGGGAATTGACCTTGGGCCGTTTACCTTTGATATCAACTTTGAAAGAGGGTTGACAAAACTTTATAAACCAAGTGACAAGAAAGCCGATTTTCTAATGTTTTCAGCCGGCTTCTTCTTTTAA
- a CDS encoding alpha-ketoglutarate-dependent dioxygenase AlkB: protein MELFEKLHEPKENLLPFDGTVHNLGILFNEEESQHYFNCLLNEVDWKHDEAIIFGKRILTKRKFAWYGDKDYEYTYSKINRRALPWNTTLKKLKELVEKHSDESYNSCLLNLYHNGEEGVAWHSDDEKTLKPLGAIASLSLGASRKFSFRHKTTKEEISINLHAGQLLVMKDSTQINWLHSLPKTKKCTMPRISLTFRTIVSATCDIGPGDGIGRF, encoded by the coding sequence ATGGAATTGTTTGAAAAGCTTCATGAACCTAAGGAGAATTTATTGCCTTTTGACGGAACGGTCCACAACCTGGGCATTTTATTCAATGAAGAGGAAAGTCAACACTATTTCAATTGCCTGTTAAATGAAGTTGACTGGAAACACGATGAAGCCATCATTTTTGGTAAACGGATTCTGACCAAAAGGAAATTCGCCTGGTATGGAGACAAAGATTATGAATATACCTATTCTAAAATCAACCGGCGCGCCCTACCCTGGAACACCACATTAAAAAAGTTAAAAGAACTTGTGGAAAAACACTCAGATGAAAGTTATAATTCCTGTTTGCTCAATTTATACCATAATGGCGAAGAAGGTGTAGCGTGGCATAGCGATGATGAAAAAACATTAAAACCTTTAGGAGCGATTGCCTCGCTCAGCCTTGGTGCTTCTCGCAAATTTTCCTTCCGCCATAAAACCACAAAAGAAGAAATATCCATCAACTTACATGCAGGGCAACTTTTGGTTATGAAAGACAGCACCCAGATCAACTGGCTACACTCTTTACCCAAAACCAAAAAATGTACTATGCCTCGAATCAGTCTGACCTTTAGAACAATAGTTTCCGCGACTTGCGACATAGGTCCCGGTGATGGAATCGGCCGGTTTTAA
- a CDS encoding M23 family metallopeptidase, whose amino-acid sequence MAFDYKKTKQQVKAHLAKRFLFILREEDTFEEVASYKLTLLNVYLLLSTVVFAVGFLLLLLLIATPLKTFIPGYGNVRSTAEYIYLEKKIESLEQEMAAREVYINSIKRVLTGNPQTSSDVTKDVNIRQEAAVPVPRIKEDSLLRVAYEDNKSAVIRQPSNPLRTVRSQPVTYVDLSEMRFLPPIRGTLGANYKPEKDHFGIDIIAPENTPIRAVMSGSIIQSDWTLENGHTISIQHSNNLISVYKHNSALLKKTGTHVKAGEAIAIIGNTGRLTEGPHLHFELWYLGNPVNPLNYVDF is encoded by the coding sequence ATGGCTTTTGACTATAAAAAGACCAAACAACAGGTAAAGGCTCATTTGGCCAAGAGGTTCCTGTTTATCCTTAGGGAGGAAGATACCTTTGAGGAAGTAGCCAGTTACAAGCTCACGCTTTTAAATGTCTATCTATTGCTGAGTACCGTAGTTTTTGCAGTGGGATTTCTGTTGCTTTTGTTGTTGATTGCCACCCCATTGAAGACTTTTATCCCCGGGTACGGAAATGTACGATCGACCGCTGAGTACATTTACCTGGAGAAGAAAATTGAGTCCCTTGAGCAGGAAATGGCTGCCAGAGAAGTGTACATCAACAGTATTAAAAGGGTATTGACCGGTAATCCCCAGACCAGTTCTGATGTAACCAAAGATGTAAACATTCGGCAGGAGGCTGCTGTGCCGGTGCCAAGAATTAAAGAGGATTCTTTGCTGAGGGTTGCCTATGAAGACAACAAATCTGCTGTAATTCGTCAACCGTCAAACCCGTTGAGAACGGTCAGGTCACAACCGGTCACTTATGTTGATTTGTCAGAAATGAGATTTCTGCCCCCCATAAGAGGAACACTTGGTGCCAATTACAAACCTGAGAAGGATCATTTTGGAATTGACATCATTGCGCCCGAGAATACACCTATCAGGGCAGTTATGAGCGGTTCCATTATCCAATCCGACTGGACGTTGGAAAACGGACACACTATTTCTATTCAACATTCCAATAATCTGATATCGGTTTATAAGCATAATTCGGCCTTGTTAAAGAAAACAGGGACTCATGTGAAGGCAGGAGAGGCGATCGCCATCATCGGCAATACAGGAAGACTTACTGAAGGGCCCCATCTGCATTTTGAATTATGGTACTTGGGGAATCCTGTAAATCCATTGAATTATGTTGATTTTTAG
- a CDS encoding sulfite exporter TauE/SafE family protein, with protein MEILGFICIILMGSLLSMLGAGGAMLTLPILVYLFKIPGDVAIGYSMFVVGASSSFGVVGHLKRKSIDPAVFFLFGIPSSIMVVLSRLFLLPLIPDPVFSLNGWLISRAAFLLSIFALLMLSSAFGMIKVSEEINGQKKVIPNKTLYLLIGAIVGTLTGLLGAGGGFILIPTMVILIGLHMSNAVSTSLALISLNMIIGFAGYFHHSKYIDWNLLITITSFAILGMIIGHLLQKRMNDNLLRKIFILVMVCTALYTLVSELLLRK; from the coding sequence TTGGAAATCCTGGGTTTTATCTGCATCATACTGATGGGCTCTTTGCTTAGCATGCTGGGAGCAGGCGGGGCGATGCTTACACTTCCCATTTTAGTGTATTTATTCAAAATTCCGGGAGACGTGGCCATAGGTTATTCGATGTTTGTGGTGGGCGCTTCCAGTAGCTTTGGGGTTGTCGGACATCTCAAACGAAAATCAATCGACCCGGCTGTCTTTTTTTTATTTGGGATTCCTTCTTCCATCATGGTTGTTTTAAGCAGATTGTTTCTTTTACCACTGATTCCGGATCCTGTTTTTAGCCTGAACGGATGGTTAATTTCTCGTGCTGCATTCCTGTTGTCCATATTTGCTTTACTGATGCTGAGTTCGGCCTTCGGGATGATCAAAGTTTCAGAGGAAATAAACGGTCAAAAAAAAGTCATTCCAAATAAAACTTTATACCTGTTGATTGGTGCCATTGTTGGCACTCTGACCGGATTACTGGGAGCAGGAGGTGGATTCATCCTGATTCCAACCATGGTAATTTTAATTGGATTACACATGAGCAATGCAGTAAGCACCTCTCTTGCCTTGATCAGCCTGAATATGATCATCGGTTTTGCAGGATATTTTCATCATTCAAAATACATTGACTGGAATCTGCTTATAACCATCACTTCCTTCGCTATTCTTGGAATGATTATAGGACACTTGCTTCAAAAAAGGATGAATGATAATCTTCTCCGAAAGATTTTCATCCTGGTAATGGTCTGTACTGCTTTGTATACGCTAGTCTCTGAATTACTCCTGCGAAAATGA
- a CDS encoding cation transporter: protein MNSAKLNSYNNQKLLLAVSITLLVLKLAAYYITGSVAVLTDALESIVNVIAALIGLYSLSLSALPKDANHPYGHGKVEFLSAGVEGSLIILAGFWIIYECVYRIFHFTPLQQLDQGMILLGISAFINLAVGQYSLRNGKKNNSLALISSGTHLKTDALTTFGLILGLAMVWITEWQFLDALVAIVFALIIIYSGFSIVRSALSGIMDEADEQLINQILNVLKDHRNENWLDIHNLRVVNYAGFFHIDGHITVPRYFTVDEAHAELDRITAVLANHFDDRVEFSIHTDGCIPEQCSLCNKAACPVRSTNFVRSLDWNYDLVIQNKKHRLPK, encoded by the coding sequence TTGAACTCCGCTAAGTTAAATTCCTACAATAACCAGAAGCTGTTGCTGGCGGTATCCATTACACTTTTAGTCCTCAAACTCGCTGCTTATTACATTACCGGTTCAGTAGCGGTACTGACAGATGCCCTGGAAAGCATCGTAAATGTGATCGCAGCATTGATAGGCTTGTACAGCTTAAGTTTATCTGCTTTACCCAAGGATGCCAATCATCCATATGGTCATGGAAAGGTAGAGTTTCTTTCTGCAGGAGTTGAAGGTAGTTTGATCATTCTTGCTGGTTTTTGGATTATTTATGAGTGCGTCTACAGAATATTCCATTTTACCCCTCTTCAACAACTGGATCAGGGAATGATCCTTTTGGGAATTTCTGCTTTCATCAATCTGGCCGTAGGTCAATACAGCCTCCGGAACGGAAAGAAAAATAATTCTCTTGCCCTCATTTCAAGTGGCACACATCTGAAGACAGATGCGCTCACCACTTTTGGTTTGATCCTCGGACTGGCTATGGTGTGGATTACCGAGTGGCAATTTTTAGATGCCCTGGTCGCCATTGTCTTTGCCTTGATCATTATTTATTCAGGATTCAGCATCGTAAGAAGTGCCCTTTCCGGAATTATGGATGAGGCAGACGAACAGCTAATTAATCAGATATTAAACGTCCTGAAGGATCACCGCAATGAAAATTGGCTGGACATTCACAATCTTCGGGTGGTGAACTACGCTGGATTTTTCCATATTGACGGACACATTACGGTGCCTAGATATTTTACAGTTGACGAGGCTCATGCCGAACTGGATCGGATAACGGCTGTGTTGGCTAATCATTTTGATGACCGTGTGGAATTCTCCATTCATACGGATGGCTGCATCCCTGAGCAATGCAGTTTGTGCAACAAAGCAGCCTGCCCGGTGAGATCTACTAATTTTGTCAGATCACTCGATTGGAATTATGATTTAGTTATTCAAAATAAAAAACACCGTTTACCGAAATAA
- the def gene encoding peptide deformylase, translating into MVLPIYLYGNKVLKQKGKDIGPDFPALHKLIEDMWDTMYFASGVGIAAPQIGLPIRLFVVDSTPYYEDKAVQKGIKKVFINAEILEEFGKEWAFEEGCLSIPKIHAEVRRTTHVRIKYLDENFIPHEEVFDEINARVIQHEYDHIDGILFVERVAPVRRQLLMRKLAKIQKGQYEAKYPVKV; encoded by the coding sequence ATGGTTTTACCCATTTACCTATACGGCAATAAAGTACTTAAACAGAAGGGCAAAGATATTGGACCGGATTTTCCCGCGCTTCATAAATTGATTGAGGATATGTGGGACACCATGTATTTTGCAAGTGGGGTGGGTATTGCTGCCCCACAGATAGGCTTACCGATCAGATTGTTTGTGGTGGACTCTACTCCGTATTATGAGGATAAAGCTGTACAAAAGGGGATTAAAAAAGTATTTATCAATGCAGAAATATTAGAAGAATTCGGAAAGGAATGGGCGTTTGAGGAGGGTTGTCTAAGCATTCCGAAAATCCATGCGGAAGTCCGCCGCACCACCCATGTCAGAATCAAATATCTGGATGAAAACTTTATTCCTCACGAAGAAGTTTTTGATGAAATCAACGCGCGTGTTATTCAACATGAGTATGATCACATAGATGGAATTTTGTTTGTGGAGCGGGTCGCACCGGTCCGGAGGCAATTGCTTATGCGCAAGCTGGCTAAAATCCAAAAAGGTCAATATGAGGCCAAATACCCTGTAAAGGTTTAA